A stretch of Lactuca sativa cultivar Salinas chromosome 6, Lsat_Salinas_v11, whole genome shotgun sequence DNA encodes these proteins:
- the LOC111880474 gene encoding scarecrow-like protein 3, whose protein sequence is MFQDDGSSSVTSTPNQIFPSMAASCQLRTTPYPWLKELKSEERGLCLIHLLLTCATHVTSGNFDHANLALDQISHLASPEGDTMQRIASYFAEALANRILKSWPGLYKALHSTKISTGNDDILFRKSFFDCFPFLKIAFVIANQTIIEAMEGEKMVHVVDLNAVEPTQWRALLHEFAGRPGGPPHLRITGIHHQKKVLDHMASTLTEEAEKLDIPFQFNPIVTKLDDLDIDKLKIKTGEALAISSILQFHLMLTKFDKTARKSPPISKTEDSFTSCTVSSTKLDRFLNRLWGLSPKIMVVAEQESDHNQSDLMERLSESLYFYAALFDCSESTLPRTSPERLKIEKMFGEEIKNIIACDGEERIERHEKLDKWIQRLSLMGFGPVTLSYYGLLLAQRLIHGSSCNGCRIKEKNGCVVICWQDRPIFSVSAWNSRR, encoded by the coding sequence ATGTTTCAAGATGATGGGTCATCTTCTGTGACTTCCACACCAAACCAAATCTTTCCGTCAATGGCTGCTTCATGTCAATTACGAACAACACCATATCCATGGCTGAAAGAGCTTAAATCAGAGGAAAGAGGTCTGTGTTTGATTCATCTACTGCTCACATGTGCAACCCACGTAACCTCCGGGAACTTCGATCATGCTAATCTCGCTCTGGATCAAATCTCCCACCTCGCTTCTCCTGAAGGCGACACGATGCAGAGAATCGCGTCGTATTTTGCCGAAGCTCTCGCTAATCGAATCCTCAAATCATGGCCTGGACTCTACAAAGCCCTTCATTCGACCAAAATCTCCACCGGAAACGACGACATTCTCTTCAGGAAATCGTTCTTCGATTGCTTTCCGTTTTTGAAAATCGCATTTGTTATTGCAAACCAAACGATAATCGAAGCCATGGAAGGAGAGAAAATGGTTCATGTCGTCGATCTTAACGCGGTAGAACCCACTCAGTGGCGTGCACTTCTCCATGAGTTCGCCGGACGTCCAGGAGGGCCTCCGCATTTAAGAATCACCGGAATCCATCACCAGAAAAAGGTTCTAGACCATATGGCCAGCACATTAACCGAAGAAGCTGAAAAACTCGATATCCCGTTTCAGTTCAATCCAATCGTGACCAAGCTCGACGATCTCGACATCGATAAACTGAAAATCAAAACCGGCGAAGCGTTAGCAATCAGCTCGATTCTTCAATTCCACTTAATGTTAACAAAATTCGATAAAACTGCAAGAAAATCACCACCCATTTCCAAGACCGAAGATTCCTTCACATCTTGTACAGTTTCTTCCACGAAATTAGACCGATTCCTCAACCGTTTATGGGGTTTATCCCCAAAAATAATGGTGGTGGCCGAACAAGAATCCGACCACAACCAATCGGATCTAATGGAGCGACTATCGGAATCGTTGTACTTTTACGCCGCCCTTTTCGACTGCTCAGAGTCCACTTTGCCAAGAACATCACCGGAAAGATTAAAAATCGAGAAAATGTTCGGGGAGGAGATCAAGAACATTATAGCGTGCGATGGGGAGGAGAGAATCGAAAGGCATGAAAAGCTCGATAAGTGGATTCAAAGGCTTAGTTTAATGGGCTTTGGGCCTGTTACATTAAGCTATTATGGGCTTTTACTTGCTCAAAGATTGATTCATGGAAGTAGTTGTAATGGTTGTAGGATTAAAGAAAAAAATGGGTGTGTGGTCATTTGTTGGCAAGATCGGCCCATTTTCTCAGTTTCGGCTTGGAATTCGAGACGATAA